TACTGACAACACTACAATATGGTGATTATCCATTATACCTATCGAGGCATCAGTTGTTTAACTTGAAATTTCTTAAACAATTTCTAGATGATGGGTCTCAGCAGCACCTCCTCACGCTGAACCTATGTGGGTCGTTGGCGGTAATCGTTTGTGCCGTGAAGGTGGGCTCATGCCTTTCTTCAGTTCACCCTGGCCCTCTACCTCTTTCACTCTGCCACCCCAGTTACAGAAAAAGCTCGAAAGAGTTCTATTACTGAAGAAAATGATGTATTCGGGATACATCATGTTGTGCACCTGTTCCTTACAACCATTTTACGGAGCCGCAACATCGTCGAACAACCCCTTTTGAGGGGGCGGGAATCGAAGCCAAGCTAGAAAGTACGAAAGAAGTTTTCCAAtcctctgtctctctcaccatgatCACACTAAATGTTGTTGTGAGTTGACCATCATGAGCAGTAGGTGATGTAGGCTAGCAACATGTTGGATCAAGTTACATGGAAGTTTTTTATTTCCACATGAGTGACGATTTAGCAGTAATCTTAATTTGTAATGCCTGAGTTCTCCTTTAGGACCACAGAATCAATTTATTAATAATTCCACGCGCACCAGGTAGATATTTAGTAACCTTTATGAAAACATGGTAATAATTATGCGGTGCCATTGAGCATGGACTTATACTTCATGATCTGCACGGCGTCCAAGAAGGTCAGCTTCGGGAGGACGTCGGAGGGAATGTTGTTGGCGAAGAGCGCCAAGAGGGTGATCTGCAGACCGGGGTTGGGTCCGCTGAAGGCGACGAGCAAGACGGCGGGCGTGACGCCAATGTTGTACTGGTAGTGGAGCAGGCCCTGGGGGAAGACCATGATGTCGCCCTTGTAGAGCGTCTTGCTGTAGACGGTGTTGGAATCGGAGCTGATGAATGCGGCGACGATGGTGCCCTGCGTGACGAAGATGAGCTCGGTGGCGGCCGGGTGGGTGTGCAGCGGCGCGACGCCTCCCACGGCTATATCGACCCTGGCGGCTGAGATGCCTAGGCCGTTGACCCCGGGGAACTGACTGACGGAGGCCGGCGTGATAGCGGTCCTGAAGATGTTGTTGGTGTTGCCGGGGGCGGCAAGGCCGCTGTAGTAGAAGTCATCGGCACTGACGTGTTCCTTGCATGGGTATCCCGCCGGCGTGTCGCCACGGGGCAGGTCGGCAACGCAGAAGTCTTGGGTTAGGGCCATGGCGGAGAAGGGCAAGACGAGGAAGGAAAGGATCACAGGGAGCAACATTGCGTTGGCCATGGCTTGCTACTGCTATGTGCTTCAGGTTTGCTACGTTTTGTGTGTGCTCTTGTGGCGTTTATATAGGAGAGGCGACGCTTCAAGATGTACTGTACTGTGTACGTGCAAAAGTCGGCACAAGTCGGCACAAGTCGGCACCTCAGCAGTACTGCGGAAAATGTCGCAACGGTATATTTTCAGAAATGCCCTCCACCATTTCCTGACATAACTCGCGGTCCTCGCCTCCTTCCCCATCTCTGGCGCCTCCCGCGCCGTCGTCCGCAACCGCACCGCGCAGCTCAGGCCACCACGCCGGCCACCAGGCCCTCGCCCGCGCCGCCTGCTCCGCGTGTCCCTCGCCGGCGAACTTCATTCGACCTCGCCGACCAACCAGAACTAAGGAGGGGAGATCAAGAGGAAATGGATCCCCTTTTCGTGCAAAGCGTGCGACTTGGACGCTACGGCCGCCGCCGCTCCCTCGCCCGTGTCGCCCGACCGAGCTTGCCTAGTCCTGCTCCCCAGAACTCGAGCTAGATTCGTCCCTAAGTTCGTCCGCAGTCTGCTCATCCTCCTCAAGATCGCCTGCGTGTCTTGAAGGTCCGGCGGCCCATCCATCGACCAGTTTGTTGCGGTGAGCTTGCCCTCCCTCTCTTGTGTGATTTTTTTCCTCCAAATCCTCTGATTTTGTGTATGCGTAGTGCTTGATTTGGAGAACGGAAAAGGGGTCAATGTAGCTAGGGTTCATGACACGGGTTGAGTCTAGAGCGCTCTGTGTTGTGGGCTCTCCCGTTCCTCTCCATGTCTGTGTGTATGAGTGTTTTATGCAAGAACAGTCAAGGGAAAATGTGGCTATAGTTTACGATTCATTTTGGAAATTGGTGACCTTATTATGGAAGCTTCAGAAACCATCCGAGATCTTCTGGAAACAAGAAATGTTGCATCAAAGGGTTCAGTGGTCATATCATAGTGAAATCGAGTTTCTTGATTTAGTCGATATAAAATTTCCAACTTAGAAATTCTACTTGACTAAGATTCTACTTCTTCCTCAAATACTGGGAATGTGGATTCAAGTATGATATCACTATTCCACATATCTCAAGAAAACGACTTGAACAAGTTTGATGGCTGGAAGAAGATAGGaaatattcaaacatgtattgcaTTTCATCGATCTCACCCTTTGTTCAGTGCCGCATAAGTACTGACTTCTTGAACAGATACCGGTACCGGTCATGAAGGCTTCGCCCTTCTCAAGTCAAGTGCAGAAGCGAAATCCGTTGAGCAAGAAGCCAGTGATCCCACAACATCAAAGTGATACATATGACATATTTAAAATTAGGCTTAGTTTGTAGCTGTGAATATAGTAATGCACTTATTTATTGAGAAATATGTTCTTTCAAGTAGAGCATACTCGGTAGAAAGGAGGTGGCGGAGCTGGGAAGAGGATTAGACTTTATCCATTACTTGGACTTAGAGACCAATTATAGAAAGAAGTGAGTTTTATGGATCTAGTTTATGAGCAGCTTAACTAGAAAAGCAAGCAGAAGGAATAGAAGAATGAAATGCAGAAATAGGGAAAGGGCGGGTAGCATTTGAAAATGCGGCTCGACATGCCGACGAAGCGGTCATGCTCAAATTTCTCTTCTTCCGTCTACCATAACCTTTTGTACTTCCTGTGGAGCTCCACAATCTTTTGTGGATTCGGCTACAcctacaagatcaccaacatcactaTCATATAAACCATGCAATTTACATACATAGAGATTTAACATAGCCATCTTTGAATCAATATTCGATCTTCATAACTACTGAATCAACATAAAACCGAATTGAATGTAAGAAAACCAGAATAAAGCAACCAAGATAAAGCCAAATGACGTGCTAAATCATGCCCACAAATAAAGCCAAATCAGCCATAAAAATGGAACTTGGCAATGCATCAAGTACTGAGATAACTATGCCACATGTCAAAAGTTATAACTACAAAAGGGCAATCAATAACCAGCCAAGCACATCATATTAACAACTTCTTATGTTCTCTAAAACAAACAACACATTTAGGAAGGACTGCTATACTATCAACACATTTAGCATGTTGCATTCAAACTTGATTTACATATTCAAAAATAAATGAGATAAACTTATCAGCACGATATACAAATTACTTGAACACAACCATTGATTCTGCAAGTAGCAATATAAACAGAGGACATCAATCACTAGTTCACTTTATTTACCATCATCAGACACTTCACCCATACTAGTTGAGTTTATCAAACTGCCATACTGACATGAAGTTAAAATATAGTGAATTTAAGGATTCCATTACCAACCTTTTTCAATTACTCATAGCAATTGCTTGAGGACATGGTCGTCACAAGACGCCAACAACAGCTCCAGGTGGAGCGGGGCTCATGACCAGGGATAGTTCGAACTATAAAGAGGGCACCCAACATCCAGGACATcacattattaacaataacaaggGAACTACTTGAGGGAACCCATACCGTCTTGAAGAGCCGACATGACCTCAGAGTCACCAAATGTTGTCATGAGGTCAAGGTCTTGTACAACAAAGAAAAGATTCAATTAGTTGCACAAACAAAGATATGCAGTGTCCAAGTGCTTACATTCACGATGACATGCATACCAATAGTACCAGGAGCACCTCCCGGCTCCGGGCATACCACCACCTATTCCTCGAGCGAAGCCGGTTATTCGACACGGCGTGCCTCTGAGAAGCCCCTGGAAGATGCATCTCTAAATGAGCGGAATGACAATTTCTCCTTCTTGGTCTTCTTATGATAGGACTGCCGAAAGCGCATGACATCAATTCAAATCTAACCATGAAAATTGTAAGCTTACAAAGCTCCTACCAGGAGTTGGAATTTTAGTACGATGAAGCCGGTCACACTCAAATTTCTTTTCTTCCATCTACCATAACTTTTCGTACTTCTGCAGCGCTCCACAATTTTTGTGCATTCGGCTACACCTGCAAGTTCACCAACGTCACACTCATATAAGCACATCAAAtttacacacatatatatatttaAAATAGCTGATGAGTCAATACTCCACCTCATAGGAAAACCAAATTGAAAGTAAGCCCTTGAACCAAACTAAAGAAACAAAGATAAATCCAAATCACAAGATAAATCATGTCCATAGTAAAGTCAAATCAGCAATACAAAATAAAACTTgccattgcattaagtactgctaCATGTAAAAAAAATACTGAGCAATACAAGCATGTTGTATTCAAACTTGATTTACATATTCCAAAAGAGAAGTGAGATAACTTATTAGCCCAATATACAAATTGTAGTGAAGCGTGAGAATGACACCCAAACATGCACTACATTCTTCCACTATAATTCAGATAAAATTTCCTAAAATGACACGCAAACATTCATGCTTTATCCATAGTTAATCCCGATTATCAATGACAAGGAGGTGTTATGTATATTACCAGCACCATAAGCACCGGCAAGTGATTACGCAAAAAATATAtcggcaagaataaaggtttctttCAACGGAAAATTCTAGTTGTAAGTGGTATACACACAACAACAAATCCACTGTGTGTCTGTCAAAACTACTGCTTGATatcaatggaaaattctcaactaGAATACACCAAAGCAGCTATCCAATATATTCGTAGCACTACTCATTTGGACATTTTTCTCCTACTCAAAGCCACATCTAGTAATCCAGCTTATCGCTTTTACAAGGCCAGTTCCACATTCAAAACAATTCAGCATGGTCTTTGCAGAGCACTACTACAAATGTGCAAAGGAAACCAATTCACTGTTGCACAACACATACACAGGAGGAAACGCGGAACAATACTACTATAATTAGAGACGACTATAAAATAAACTCATCGAGCAAACAACAAAACTTTTGAAAGAAACATTTCGCTCATCCAAACATACCTATGATAAATAAGTGTGAAAAAATGCACATAGCTCGAGCATAATTTCAGAAGAGAAAATGGTGATTCCTTAGATTTCCATAGGATACAAGGTGAAACACATGACAACAAAGTAGTGGAAATCTGAAAACATGATTGTCTAAAGCATGATAACACATATCCGTTTTTAAAGATGATAGGTACCATGGATTATGAGTAACGACTAGTCTAGGCTAGTCGTGCGACTAGTCTATGAATCATAACTTATTTGTCGACTCGCTTGTTGGCACGACTAGTTTGAAGATTCGAGCGGTCAAGCGACTAGTTATGGACTAGTCTAGACTAGTCGTGGTATTCGACTAGGCGTTGGTGGAAATTAAGaatgaaatccacaacttcatacAAGGAAGTTTAGAGTTATGGAGCAATATTTAGACGTGGAGGATGAAGTCAAGCTCAAAGACATTGTTTCATCATCTAGACAAGATAATTTGAGGCCTATGCCATGAACTTCTAGGTTCTAGCATTATTATGTTATGTAACTTGTGTTGAACTAATGTCGATTTAGTTACTAAATCTCCTATCTAGTTACTATATACGATAGTATTTTGTACTAGCTACTGCTGTGGTACATATCGACTAGTCGAGCACTAGTCTAGACTAGTCACGACTAGTCTATGAGTAGGTACCCCAACGACTCGGCTCGACTCCTCGACTCGTAATCCTTGATAGGAAGAACTACATGATTATTCAATTTTATGGACATACGGGGACTACAGAACAGCAAGGGAATACAACCTATTTTGCACCAGAGTGTTTTCATATGGGGAATATTTTAGATAATAGACAGTATCCCAACAACTTGTACATGATCACAGTAGAAGAGTAATGCAAACAACAACTCAGTTTGTAACTCGGATTGGTGGTGGACAATTCAAACAAGATATATAATCTATCTTGTATTTGTCGCTAAGACATACGATTCATACTCAAATACATACAATAAGTGAAAAAAGCATCTGCATGTGTAATAGCAACAAATTACCTACATAATTCAGACCTCGGATTTTACGCTTCTTGTTTGCTATTTGGCCTAGCATAAAAGTATATTATGTTTTCCATGTTCTATATACATAAGGAGAGATCAAGTGACACCGATATAAGAGATACACTATAGGAGAAGCATAACTAGACAAGATATTACTAGTCAAGTAAAATACATCAATCACTAGTTCACTATACCGAAAATACTTATACAATACAACCACTAATTTTGTAAGTAGTAATATAAACAGAGGACATCAATGACTAGTTCTTGTTTTTACTATCATCAGACACTTCACACATGCTAGTTGAGTATATCAAACCAGCATGTCGACACGGACTTAAAATATGGTGGATTTAATATTGATTACATTACCAACCTTTGTTAGTTACTCATAGCAATTTCTTCGGGATGTGGTCATCGGAAGACGTCGACAACAGATCTAGGTCTACCGGGGTTCACCGAGGATTTGTAGCCGAGGCCGAGACCGCGATTCTTGCTGCAACTAACCATTTACCTCTTGCGGTAGGTCCCCTTGTCCTTGACAACCCCACGCACCCCTGGCGGATAAGGGGAAAAATTATCTCCACCTCCAATAACATCGATCCCTAGGTAATTCTTATGCATCTACCAGGACAATATAATTGATGTTTTAGATAAGGAGCCTACAAAGTTTAACATAACTAACACGGAAAATCACCAACTCGAATAACATCGATCCCCTCAGGGAACtcttaatcatcaaccatgcataaATACGGTGGCAAATATAGCTTGGGAATTTAAGATTAACCCCATCAACAGTTTCACACATCATGCTTCCATACAAAAATATAAACTATGCATCTAGCCGGTTATCACTCGCTAATACACCAGCATTAATGGTTCTCCATTAGTTGGTTTTGTGACCAATaaaaggaagataaaacaagatgaAACTATCACTTCATGGGGTACTCGTTACAATCAAGCCCTGTGTCACTTGAGCTACTAGTATATAACATGATGGACAAGAAACTATCAGTAGAGACAAAATTACATTTTTATTACAGGTCGTGTGCAACTAGCTAGTCAAAGCCACTATAAAGCATAAACGAGATGATTCTATCTTAACAAGTAACACATTCACGTGGATTATGATACAATATAGAACACTATTTGTAATTAGATAAAGATAGTACGACTGCAATGCAGACAACAACAAACAACGATTAACAACCACCGAGTCAAACTAGCCTCATGGATTATGATACAATATAGAACACTATTTGTAATTCAAACTTATAGGCTACTATTACATTACATAACATTTGAATGGACTAAAACTTGTCTAAGGGTATTTGGTGTATAAGGTATTTATAGAATAAAGTCATATCTAGGAAATTCTTACAAGTGTTGTTTAATTTGTTATTAACTGCAAATCTAGAACGCCGTCTAGTTTAGAAATATTTTGTTTCTAAGGAACACGATATTATCAAGTTTACCCGAGTTCATTTCGATTTCGAGTGATAGAAGTGTGGACTTTTAGCATGGTCAGTATTTTACAACGATGTCAATATATATAGGTCAATAGGTGTGACGGAATGTACCTAATTATAACAAAATTAGAATGTTGATATGAAAATAGAAAGAAGAAAGAAGGCATTCCTATTTATGAACCTTGGTACACATACTTTTTGTATTTATGGGCGATTTCAACACCACAAAGGTTACGCTACTCCATGAGAATAAAAAGAATTAGGACATATTCCAAACTTTTGTAAATGCATAAGAACGAATCAACTCTAACAGACAACTATAGGTCTGGATCGCAGTCAAGTTTAACAAAGTTCATTTCAAAGTAAGTAATGGAGGGATAGTGGTTAAACCCATGCACGAATCACCAAGCACCAGCCTTGTCAGGTGGCTAACATGGTATTGAAAAGAATAAAAAATCATACTGAATAGAATGAACCATCAGGTACAAAAAAGCATAGAACTACACACATACATATTATGTTTTGTTCTTGTATGCATCTGAGAAAAGTAAGTGAAGAACAAAGTTATAACATAGCACGACCATGAACCTTTGGGACAACATTTGTGATAAAGTCTGATGGGTGTTCTACTACGAATGGAGCTTTTGTTTCAAGGGATTCCATCAGACGATCACATAAATCCTAATAGTGCTACTCATATTCCTCATAACAGGCATAGAGGGTACTTTGTAGCTAGTGAAAGTTTTAGAAACATCCCAGATCTGCATAAAGAAATAATTGCATAATCTGGGTAATCAACTACAAAGATAAGTAACCAACTACAAAAATATGGTTGGCTGGGAGCACTCTCAAAAGGAAGCCAAAATAAACATTGTCATATATTACTGAAACAAGGAGTTTCAAGGCACGCTAATTGATGATTAATTTCATAAAAAAAAGGTAAGGCAAAAGAAAGCTAGTTCCTATTTCAGGACATAAATGACTCAAACCACTTGGGCAGCATGCATGAATATAGATCATGTGCAAGTGGAGGGCCATATATCACATGAAGAAACTTTAAGCTAAAGGTAACATGAATACACTAGAACTCTATATACTATGGGTATGTAGTGATAGTTAAGTTAGAACTGAGTGACATACATTGGCAGATTATTTGTAGGACTAGAGCTCCAATAATGATCAACTACACTTCCTGGATGGAAGCTGGTCACCATATAGGTCAACAAACTTTGGGTGCCTACTTCCAAACATCGCGGGCTCAATTGCTAGTGTTACAATATTATCCCCATGCAAGTTATTATTGTTGTCTGATTGTCTCCAAACTGATGTACAACAGACTCGTGAACTGAGATATGCACCTGTATCACCGGCGACGCCGTGAGAAGATATTTGGAGTGGTCATCGAGAGAAGTGCTGAAACCGCTGATGTTCGGGACGGACTGCTATAGCTATGCCCAGAGACCTAGCTGAGTATTTCTCCAGTCCGATGGCCGCAAGCCCGCAACAAATTaagcaaaataaataaataaatagacaATAATACGAACATGAACTTTTGACAAATCTACTACGAATAGTGCATACAAAACATTTGAGGCCAATTAACATGCCATAAATAAAAGAATCAAATATTCCAGCTGCAAATTTTTAGACAACCCACTTCAAAGTGCAGCAGACTTACACTAGAAAATACTGTGAAGTAAAATCTGCACATTATAGTTTAAAA
This Lolium perenne isolate Kyuss_39 chromosome 1, Kyuss_2.0, whole genome shotgun sequence DNA region includes the following protein-coding sequences:
- the LOC127342810 gene encoding germin-like protein 8-14, whose amino-acid sequence is MANAMLLPVILSFLVLPFSAMALTQDFCVADLPRGDTPAGYPCKEHVSADDFYYSGLAAPGNTNNIFRTAITPASVSQFPGVNGLGISAARVDIAVGGVAPLHTHPAATELIFVTQGTIVAAFISSDSNTVYSKTLYKGDIMVFPQGLLHYQYNIGVTPAVLLVAFSGPNPGLQITLLALFANNIPSDVLPKLTFLDAVQIMKYKSMLNGTA